A stretch of Scheffersomyces stipitis CBS 6054 chromosome 2, complete sequence DNA encodes these proteins:
- the SHY1 gene encoding mitochondrial protein involved in respiration (Mitochondrial protein Surfeit 1/SURF1/SHY1, required for expression of cytochrome oxidase): MVPLRFSRNFHLNKTTIRTVKTSTVDWKPIISTKGNLATIEYQSKMPLLRKFFLGLMIAMPVISFVLGCWQVKRLQWKTALISKCENALAQPPIEEIPAELDPDAIVDFEYRRFKCKGHFDYDQEIFLGPRIRDGQLGYLVITPFVRTSGGKPILVERGWIHKDKVVPETRKHGYLSHLAFPQGEIEIEALFRVMPVKSYLQFDHQDGARLFNVHDVPEMAKQSGALPIYCQMIYDLRDHVDWKGPDDAKKPASKSSWLKSLAFAQKQEPQDDAHFISSQAEFDHTLEYQDFEFVKQGVPIAPTPKLKFSNNHLQYLVTWFGLSICSAGLLIYSFMKKGRYSSAEKVIAEKRRQMGRTF, encoded by the coding sequence ATGGTGCCATTGAGGTTTTCCAGGAACTTTCATCTCAACAAAACGACTATCAGAACCGTCAAGACATCCACCGTGGACTGGAAACCGATTATATCTACGAAGGGAAACTTGGCAACAATTGAGTATCAATCTAAGATGCCCTTGTTGAGAAAATTCTTCCTCGGCTTGATGATAGCTATGCCTGTTATTTCGTTTGTATTAGGCTGTTGGCAAGTTAAGAGACTTCAGTGGAAGACAGCTTTGATATCCAAATGTGAGAACGCTTTGGCGCAACCAcccattgaagaaattccGGCCGAGCTCGATCCAGATGCTATTGTAGACTTTGAGTACCGTAGATTCAAATGTAAGGGACATTTTGACTACGATCAAGAGATATTCTTGGGTCCCAGAATCAGAGATGGCCAGTTAGGATATTTGGTTATCACTCCGTTCGTCAGAACTTCTGGCGGAAAGCCTATTTTGGTTGAAAGAGGCTGGATTCACAAAGATAAGGTAGTTCCAGAAACTAGAAAACATGGCTATTTGTCTCATTTGGCATTTCCTCAGGGTGAAATCGAAATCGAAGCCTTGTTCAGAGTGATGCCAGTTAAGTCGTACTTACAATTTGACCACCAAGATGGAGCCAGACTCTTCAATGTTCATGATGTGCCGGAAATGGCCAAGCAGTCTGGCGCTTTACCTATTTATTGTCAGATGATATATGATCTTAGAGACCATGTGGACTGGAAGGGCCCCGATGATGCCAAAAAACCTGCTAGCAAAAGTTCGTGGTTGAAGTCGCTTGCTTTTGCTCAGAAGCAAGAGCCACAGGACGATGCCCAtttcatctcatctcaGGCTGAATTCGATCACACTTTGGAATAccaagattttgaattCGTCAAGCAGGGTGTACCTATTGCACCCACacccaagttgaagttcagcAATAACCACTTGCAGTACCTTGTGACATGGTTTGGACTTTCAATTTGCAGCGCTGGACTTTTGATTTACAGTTTTATGAAGAAGGGAAGATACCTGAGTGCTGAAAAAGTGATTGCtgagaagagaagacaGATGGGAAGAACATTCTAA
- a CDS encoding predicted protein: SSKFKKSKTPKILGQTLPISRLIEVLDHKPLQNLLLDLVNMHPEIGNTINKLSPKPTVHNSINLLKEKFDDILSHLPYKCDVESDYSYLRVKPYLTEFLNCLSDFILNFLPPIEVNIVHSLTFLDLITFMIHELPNFTNSEFQYTRMMAYEQIGNTWLISPPEDSATENSIKLVKVVQHLGLVEKLSKHNELGHGKFKLALDLIKSEIDQVEMFNHALSGAQNGANSGGVLGDLITVDYSNFSITARTSH; this comes from the exons AGTagcaagttcaagaagtctaAGACGCCCAAGATTTTGGGGCAGACTTTGCCGATTTCTCGTCTTATAGAGGTATTGGATCATAAGCCGTTGCAGAACTTATTACTTGACTTGGTTAATATGCATCCGGAAATCGGCAATAcaatcaacaagttgtctcCCAAGCCTACAGTGCACAATTCGATCAATTTGCTAAAGGAAAAATTTGACGATATCTTGAGCCATTTACCCTATAAGTGCGATGTAGAAAGTGACTATTCGTACTTAAGAGTCAAGCCTTATTTGACCGAGTTTTTGAATTGtctttctgatttcattctcaacttcttgccTCCTATTGAAGTCAATATCGTCCATTCCTTAACGTTTTTGGACTTGATCACGTTTATGATACACGAGTTGCCCAATTTCACCAACAGCGAGTTCCAGTACACCAGGATGATGGCATATGAACAGATAGGAAACACTTGGCTCATA TCTCCTCCAGAAGATTCTGCCACTGAAAACTCCATCAAATTGGTGAAAGTTGTACAGCACTTGGGTTTAGTGGAAAAGTTATCTAAACATAACGAATTGGGACATGGAAAGTTCAAACTTGCTTTggatttgatcaagtcaGAGATTGACCAGGTTGAGATGTTCAACCATGCATTGAGCGGTGCTCAGAATGGCGCTAACAGCGGTGGAGTTCTTGGAGATTTGATTACGGTAGATTATTCTAATTTTTCTATTACGGCAAGAACGTCACATTAG
- a CDS encoding component of small subunit processosome encodes MAVAGKMGSHPRPGTEKYSRGYNKEQRRAHYSKDKKLNAGLKKLDQQHKEAMRSAAGTELLLQEEVGFLEADGPMEKTFKFKQDEITEVLDESTVNKKFELKLPQLGPYTVDYTRNGRDLLIGGKKGHIASFDWRKGTLDCELHLNETVHAVKYLHNDQYFAVAQKKYTFIYDKQGTELHRLKQHIDSTLLDFLPYHFLLATAGNTGFLKFHDVSTGDLVSEFRTKLGPTQAMKQNPWNAVMHLGHGNGTVSLWAPNMASPLAKMLSCRGPVRDVAIDREGKYMAVSGADKTLKIWDLRKFKELDHYFTPTPASSLDISDTGLLSIGWGPHVTVWKDVFKSKQSDPYMTHLIPGSKTEKVKFVPFEDILGVGHQNGFSSLIIPGSGEANFDALELNPYETAKQRQESEVRSLINKLSPDTISLDPNVIGTVDKRANSIRLKPGQIEELDADKEKSEKMEIRPDVRGKNSALRRHLRKKAQNVIDQRKLRIEKNLKTEKEARQRRHREFKGIPEEKDLLGPALARFK; translated from the coding sequence ATGGCTGTAGCAGGAAAAATGGGATCGCACCCCCGACCCGGAACGGAGAAGTACTCCCGTGGTTACAACAAGGAGCAGAGAAGAGCTCACTACtccaaagacaagaagcTCAATGCTGGtctcaagaagttggatcAACAGCATAAAGAAGCCATGAGGTCTGCAGCAGGAACCGAGTTGCTTTTACAAGAAGAGGTCGGGTTTTTAGAAGCAGATGGACCAATGGAAAAAACCTTCAAATTCaaacaagatgaaatcaCAGAGGTATTAGATGAGAGTAcagtcaacaagaagttcgaGCTCAAGCTTCCACAACTAGGCCCTTACACCGTAGACTACACGAGGAATGGCAGAGACTTGTTGATAGGTGGAAAGAAAGGTCATATAGCCTCTTTTGACTGGAGAAAAGGAACTTTGGATTGTGAGTTACACTTGAATGAGACCGTACATGCTGTAAAGTATTTGCACAACGACCAGTACTTTGCCGTGGCCCAGAAGAAGTATACCTTTATCTACGACAAACAAGGCACAGAGTTGCACCGTTTAAAACAGCATATAGATTCGACATTATTGGACTTCTTGCCGTACCACTTCCTCTTGGCTACTGCAGGGAACACTggcttcttgaagttccaCGATGTGTCTACTGGAGACTTGGTCTCTGAATTCCGAACCAAGCTTGGACCTACCCAGGCTATGAAACAAAACCCATGGAACGCTGTGATGCACTTGGGCCATGGAAATGGTACTGTTTCCTTATGGGCTCCCAACATGGCTTCGCCTCTAGCCAAGATGCTTTCGTGTAGAGGGCCAGTCAGAGACGTGGCTATAGACAGAGAAGGCAAGTATATGGCTGTGAGTGGAGCCGACAAGACGTTGAAGATCTGGGACTTGCGTAAGTTCAAAGAACTCGACCACTACTTCACACCTACACCAGCTTCTTCGTTGGACATATCCGATACTGGCTTGCTTTCCATTGGCTGGGGACCACATGTAACCGTGTGGAAGGACGTTTTCAAATCAAAGCAATCTGATCCATATATGACGCATTTGATTCCGGGTTCCAAGACGGAGAAGGTGAAGTTCGTGCCctttgaagatatcttGGGTGTGGGTCATCAGAACGGATTTAGTTCGTTGATCATTCCAGGCTCGGGTGAAGCCAACTTCGATGCCTTGGAGTTGAACCCATACGAGACTGCTAAACAGAGGCAAGAGCTGGAAGTCAGATCACttatcaacaagttgtcaCCTGACACCATCTCACTTGATCCTAATGTTATTGGAACAGTAGACAAGAGAGCCAACAGCATACGGTTGAAGCCTGGTCAAATCGAAGAGCTAGATGCCGACAAAGAGAAATCGGaaaaaatggaaatcaGACCAGATGTCAGAGGTAAGAACTCGGCCTTGAGAAGACACTTGAGAAAGAAGGCACAGAATGTTATTGACCAGAGAAAGTTGAGAATCgaaaagaacttgaagacgGAGAAGGAAGCTAGACAGAGACGACACAGAGAGTTCAAGGGTATTCCTGAAGAGAAGGACCTTTTGGGCCCAGCTTTGGCAAGATTCAAGTAG
- a CDS encoding predicted protein, which produces MASGSSALNYQEQLRRQTIMNSMENKDFLLIVASQQKKSVQQVKYELMLKLVEG; this is translated from the coding sequence ATGGCATCTGGCTCCAGCGCATTGAATTACCAGGAGCAGTTGAGAAGACAAACCATCATGAACTCTATGGAGAATAAAGACTTTTTGCTCATTGTCGCCAGccagcagaagaaatcgGTTCAGCAGGTGAAGTACGAGCTCATGTTAAAGTTGGTAGAGGGATAA
- a CDS encoding predicted protein yields the protein MSSSSRPVTPNMNSRRSSRRQSRRSSGAYLLSQSPKIHYPVDVNQMPLESAANTEKFERLSDSLEELDANMNNLSSIHDAISNQFNEPFASFLYGISMTMWCVDFPGCPTRQAWERLQKRNEIDKTIRELNTRVSQAKEENESLKKKLVEISKPEPLKRPQLSQSQPKANLQQSQFQSSSRAYRGTRAPRVPSTLQRGRVNDEDSYASTEGSFVANPSTAGVNPTANAPSRLRNSRFSRIPQPAKTANRSTSPEITVTSTKRTTGPNLDQPPRYMRGLFDSSNTTKHTSSTTSSRSGAISKRQPGKSTLAARPRFR from the coding sequence atgtcgtcttcgtcgCGTCCTGTGACTCCCAACATGAATCTGAGACGCAGCAGTCGCCGGCAGCTGCGTCGGTCGTCTGGTGCGTATCTTTTGAGTCAATCACCCAAGATCCACTATCCTGTAGACGTCAATCAGATGCCACTAGAGTCTGCAGCTAACACTGAAAAGTTTGAGCGATTGTCTGATtcacttgaagaattggacgCTAATATGAACAACTTGCTGCTGATTCACGATGCCATTTCCAATCAATTCAATGAACCTTTTGCTAGTTTTCTCTATGGGATTTCCATGACGATGTGGTGCGTAGATTTTCCTGGATGTCCAACTCGTCAGGCGTGGGAGCGACTTCAGAAACGAAATGAGATAGACAAGACTATACGGGAATTGAACACCCGTGTTAGCCAagccaaggaagaaaatgaactgttgaagaagaaacttgtagaaatatCAAAGCCAGAACCGCTTAAAAGACCTCAACTATCACAAAGTCAACCAAAGGCAAATTTACAACAATCACAATTtcaatcttcaagtagAGCGTACAGAGGGACAAGGGCTCCTAGAGTTCCGTCTACTTTGCAACGTGGACGTGTCAATGACGAAGACTCGTATGCATCTACTGAAGGATCTTTTGTAGCAAATCCTTCCACTGCCGGTGTGAATCCAACAGCTAATGCACCTTCAAGACTTCGGAACTCACGTTTTTCGAGAATACCTCAACCCGCCAAGACAGCCAATCGGAGCACTTCTCCAGAGATCACAGTGACTTCTACGAAAAGAACAACTGGACCAAACTTGGACCAGCCACCTCGATATATGAGAGGTTTATTTGACTCCAGTAACACCACGAAGCATACAAGTAGCACAACTCTGAGTAGAAGCGGAGCTATTTCAAAACGTCAACCGGGCAAGAGCACCTTGGCTGCCAGACCCAGGTTTCGCTAA
- a CDS encoding predicted protein — MTEARQKQISQFNKQLWQAGLTGMLEGTLVALVSGYYFKYKFNHGHNARFFKAPYQMWWLVSWNFVGIIFTTDLAKIKISKQVAIEDEIKRNRYLEEEFYGSPKKVDGGK, encoded by the coding sequence ATGACAGAAGCTAGACAAAAGCAGATAAGTCAGTTCAACAAACAGTTGTGGCAGGCTGGACTCACTGGAATGCTAGAAGGAACATTGGTTGCACTTGTTTCCGGCTACTACTTCAAGTATAAATTCAACCACGGCCACAATGCCcgtttcttcaaggctCCCTACCAGATGTGGTGGTTGGTTTCGTGGAACTTTGTTGGTATCATCTTCACTACAGATCTTgcaaaaatcaaaatcagtAAGCAGGTAGCAATTGAAGACGAGATCAAGCGAAATCGgtacttggaagaagaattctacGGACTGCCGAAGAAGGTCGACGGGGGGAAGTAG
- a CDS encoding predicted protein: MSDSPSISAEERKRILRERRAAKMAKGNATSRLNTILTQGNSVKDVSSVKSVLDQEPTGATATTTGNHDLDPDHHDIEGFINTPGINASNDSVALSNSEDIDEMFKKIFGGQVPGNGTDGAGSEDPLAQMMKMFSQPGAGTGTNTPFSEDPFSAQPEEFKYQQQLVQYNTYRHQVWKFRFLAVRYFALLANFIYHFYIIGDSISFASSSHQFIRELIPVEPARSFFTLFSTIEVVIIASYYFLGTKEGFFSTATSNNFVVKLLDMGSMVLPQLQQFKTIAVRLLGYYELLAVLLGDLSLVVVLFGLHSVLGN, translated from the exons ATGTCTGATCTGCCTTCGATATCAGCCGAAGAGCGTAAGCGCATTTTGCGCGAAAGAAGAGCAGCTAAAATGGCCAAAGGAAATGCCACCTCCAGATTGAATACTATTCTTACACAGGGCAATTCTGTAAAAGatgtttcttctgtcaaATCAGTTTTGGACCAGGAGCCTACTGGAGCTACTGCTACTACTACTGGAA ATCATGATTTAGATCCAGATCACCACGACATTGAAGGGTTTATCAACACCCCTGGGATTAATGCTTCCAATGATTCGGTAGCACTTTCAAATTCTGAGGATATCGATGagatgttcaagaagattttcGGCGGCCAAGTGCCCGGAAATGGCACTGATGGTGCTGGAAGTGAAGATCCTTTGGCTcaaatgatgaagatgtttTCACAACCAGGAGCTGGAACAGGAACAAATACGCCGTTCTCGGAAGATCCATTTTCAGCCCAGCCCGAAGAATTTAAATACCAACAGCAATTGGTCCAGTACAATACTTATAGGCACCAGGTGTGGAAGTTCCGCTTCCTTGCTGTGAGATACTTTGCGCTTTTGGCCAACTTCATCTACCACTTTTACATTATAGGCGATTCTATATCATTCGCTTCATCCTCACACCAATTCATCCGAGAGTTGATCCCTGTAGAGCCAGCTAGAAGCTTTTTCACTTTGTTCTCGACAATTGAAGTAGTCATAATTGCCAGCTACTATTTCCTTGGAACTAAAGAAGGCTTTTTCTCCACAGCTACTAGTAACAATTTCGTAGTCAAATTGCTCGACATGGGATCCATGGTCTTGCCACAGTTGCAGCAGTTCAAGACAATCGCTGTTCGTCTACTTGGGTACTACGAGTTGCTTGCGGTTTTGTTAGGAGACTTGTCACTTGTAGTTGTTCTCTTTGGACTTCATAGTGTTTTAGGGAACTAA
- the URA1 gene encoding dihydroorotate dehydrogenase (Dihydroorotate dehydrogenase, mitochondrial precursor (Dihydroorotate oxidase) (DHOdehase) (DHODase) (DHOD)~go_component membrane), which produces MKSFFSPRVLQTSRILAKRAAGHSSRPTVLKAGFLPTPVVLALGLTGAAVGGYYFFDARSAFHEYVLCPLIRTFTDGEQGHKLGILFMKLGVSPRLYNEYNTDQTDILGVNVFGTRLRTPIGLAAGLDKDGEAIEALFNSGFSYVEIGSITPLPQPGNPQPRFFRLPRDDAVINRYGFNSTGHFNVLANLKIRFNKLLNSFETSHSAEISPPSNAFRDGKLLGINLGKNKTGDEVEDYVKGVNRLGPYADVLVVNVSSPNTPGLRDLQNEKKLTHLLTSVVKERNVLGTNLLGKKPPVLVKVAPDLTEPEIESIANSAKDAKVDGIIISNTTIQRPAESMLTTDKELINQTGGLSGKPLKPFSLKALRILRKYTKDSDLVLIGCGGISSGKDALEFGKAGATFIQFYTSFAYKGPGLPAKIRDELADELKKEGKTWEQIIGEDDK; this is translated from the coding sequence ATGAAGTCGTTCTTTTCACCCAGAGTCTTACAGACGTCTCGAATTTTGGCTAAAAGAGCTGCCGGTCATTCTTCTCGCCCAACCGTCTTAAAGGCTGGATTTTTGCCTACTCCCGTGGTTTTAGCCTTGGGTTTGACTGGTGCTGCTGTGGGAGGCTACTACTTTTTCGATGCTCGTTCTGCCTTTCACGAGTACGTTTTGTGCCCCCTTATTAGAACCTTTACTGACGGGGAACAGGGCCACAAGTTGGGTATCTTGTTTATGAAGTTGGGTGTATCTCCTAGATTGTACAACGAATACAACACTGATCAAACTGATATCTTGGGTGTCAACGTGTTTGGCACAAGATTGAGAACTCCCATTGGCTTAGCTGCCGGCTTGGACAAGGACGGTGAAGCCATTGAAGCTTTGTTCAACTCCGGATTTTCTTACGTCGAAATTGGATCTATCACTCCATTGCCCCAACCAGGTAACCCCCAACCCAGATTCTTCAGGTTGCCCAGAGACGATGCTGTGATCAATAGATACGGCTTCAACTCTACGGGCCACTTCAATGTGCTcgccaacttgaaaattaGATTCAATAAGTTGTTGAACCTGTTTGAAACTAGTCATTCGGCTGAAATCTCACCTCCTTCCAACGCCTTTAGGGATGGAAAGTTGCTTGGAATCAACTTGGGCAAGAACAAGACTGGAGACGAAGTGGAAGACTACGTTAAGGGTGTCAACAGATTAGGTCCCTACGCTGATGTTTTGGTGGTTAATGTTTCTTCTCCCAACACTCCTGGTTTGAGAGACTTGCAAAacgaaaagaagttgactcATCTTTTGACTAGTGTagtcaaagaaagaaatgtCTTAGGAACCAATTTGTTGGGCAAGAAGCCTCCCGTGTTAGTTAAGGTAGCTCCAGATTTGACAGAGCCAGAAATTGAATCAATCGCCAACTCAGCTAAGGACGCAAAAGTCGACGGGATTATTATCTCCAACACCACCATACAAAGACCAGCAGAACTGATGTTGACAACTGATAAGGAATTGATCAATCAGACTGGAGGTTTGTCTGGAAAGCCTTTGAAGCCTTTCTCGTTGAAGGCGTTGCGAATTTTGAGAAAGTACACTAAGGACTCTGACTTGGTTTTGATTGGCTGTGGCGGTATTTCCAGTGGTAAGGATGCTCTCGAGTTCGGTAAAGCTGGTGCTACCTTTATCCAGTTCTACACTTCTTTTGCCTACAAGGGTCCAGGCTTGCCAGCCAAGATCAGAGACGAACTCGCAgatgagttgaagaaggaaggGAAGACCTGGGAGCAGATTATCGGGGAAGACGACAAATAA
- a CDS encoding predicted protein, which translates to MELADFLTCSGTIADTPTATQVSKDLDLVKAVICWLAEFPGSPYNPETTVQEFVEAHSLLKVFGIFNQHRPSNLHPIVFDFKDKNNPQLRGRPKVKENKSSVTIGRLLLEQIDTIEMLANTFLLNTAYNGYDATKVNFSKAILFGSFPAIVDVAKFLIRLGTTLAGISSIAINAINFLQDRDRLALQTYLNSQSYFTGTLQSPNSSATANSVNSSTPYVPTGDPRKIATIARANALIQSLHWEISVLDEIIYSSMKKLHEIPAKTKVKTEK; encoded by the coding sequence ATGGAATTGGCAGACTTTCTTACTTGTTCGGGTACTATTGCCGATACACCCACTGCAACACAAGTTTCCAAAGATTTAGACTTAGTGAAAGCGGTTATTTGCTGGTTAGCAGAGTTTCCTGGTTCTCCCTATAATCCAGAGACAACTGTCCAGGAATTCGTAGAGGCTCATTCTTTGCTCAAGGTATTTGGCATATTCAATCAACACAGACCGTcaaatttgcacccaattGTTTTCGACTTCAAAGACAAAAATAACCCCCAGTTGAGAGGCAGGCccaaagtcaaagaaaacaaaagcAGTGTGACTATAGGTAGATTGCTTCTCGAACAGATAGACACAATAGAAATGTTGGCCAATACCTTCTTGCTCAACACTGCTTATAACGGCTACGATGCCACCAAGGTGAATTTCAGTAAGGCAATTCTTTTCGGAAGCTTTCCTGCCATAGTGGACGTggcaaagttcttgattaGATTAGGGACTACTTTGGCAGGTATCTCGTCTATTGCAATCAATGCAATTAACTTCTTGCAAGATAGAGACAGGCTAGCTCTACAAACATATCTCAATTCTCAGTCATACTTTACAGGAACCCTTCAGTCACCGAACAGTAGCGCAACAGCCAATTCAGTCAATTCATCTACTCCTTACGTTCCCACTGGTGATCCCAGGAAAATAGCTACGATTGCTAGGGCCAATGCATTGATCCAGTCGTTGCATTGGGAAATATCTGTGCTAGATGAAATCATCTACAGCTCTATGAAAAAGCTCCACGAAATACCAGCAAAGACGAAAGtgaaaacagaaaaatga
- the FRE2.1 gene encoding Ferric reductase, NADH/NADPH oxidase transmembrane component (8 domains), which produces SVLDYFHYPIGKSKNYKNLRKMTTARYGQITTFILIAFLILIPIHRYLIKNGYTLTNKLQILRSVNRRLNKYIYPSDDLHESHRQYYKRLRSRLALRAKTWIFNFSYHASTIFQLAFWLTVLSSLSLTDIHNGDLLFLAARLGRVAAVCLPTILFLTLRPSPLPNTLYLTLIPIHKWLSRMVILQSVLHVSIYCGYFHKNGTWKKALKTENIYGWVAVFGFLVMIITSVSKIRTVCFKLFYISHYFWSWVIVICLQFHVRPVPFTKYTAINVAILLYQIVYRLRCTIKSKTMESIKVNDVSPNLALVEFPNDLIMNPARKPAAHIRLTDCHPNILIRIWKQIIPNYHPYTLVSLPTDNYQRLIIRKSNFEFTNGKKYLIYGSFDPHLLFIGSKTSSFSSPASSKFSISKLSIDAKRVLIVIGGSAISFALPILRVMNYHGIPVKIVWVLKDYRDISILKYFDGFIHGDDFEIFVTGTSEIKEEKLLRNSISYGSILSRKSIISTSTRHYSEYDLERNEGSPLLDKDELENTAQFNSLHFENQIENVEVSMDNEEEETDDEDCAIDEYSHRNSQLFGLEEDINEEVGTNVEPEDIRVQEYSPDELTPRELQIPSPAHSRKSSINEPFIPTYNPNSTEAEVAMKSFRETLKRLNIENKVYRGRPKLNYKYYNWCINEGFTQCSGPVEDSDHNLVCCRDLPKNRVRQEDINAEKIWVLSAGPKPLVDNVKLWANEYGLKFHEEAFYA; this is translated from the coding sequence TCGGTGCTAGACTACTTCCACTATCCCATTGGAAAGTCCAAGAATTACAAGAATCTCCGGAAGATGACAACTGCCAGATACGGACAGATCACAACCTTCATACTTATAGCCTTTCTAATACTCATCCCCATCCACCGTTATCTCATCAAAAACGGCTACACTCTCACCAACAAGCTCCAGATCTTGCGTAGCGTCAACAGAAGGCTCAACAAGTACATTTATCCCAGCGACGACTTGCACGAATCACATCGCCAGTACTACAAGAGGCTTCGTTCTAGGCTTGCACTTAGAGCTAAAACCTGgatcttcaatttttcatatcATGCCAGCACCATTTTCCAGTTAGCATTTTGGCTCACAGTTTTGTCGTCTTTGTCGCTAACAGATATTCATAATGGAGATTTGCTCTTTCTAGCAGCCCGTCTCGGACGCGTTGCTGCTGTCTGTTTGCCTACTATTCTATTCTTAACATTAAGACCTTCTCCTCTCCCTAACACCCTCTACTTGACATTGATTCCCATCCACAAATGGTTGTCGAGAATGGTGATATTGCAACTGGTGCTACATGTTTCTATCTACTGTGGCTACTTCCATAAGAACGGCACCTGGAAAAAAGCTCTTAAAACAGAAAACATCTATGGGTGGGTAGCCGTCTTTGGATTCTTAGTAATGATTATAACTTCAGTTCTGAAAATCAGAACAGTTTGTTTCAAGCTTTTCTACATCAGTCACTACTTCTGGTCGTGGGTAATTGTCATTTGTCTCCAGTTTCACGTGAGACCAGTGCCTTTCACGAAGTACACAGCCATAAACGTTGCTATTTTGCTTTACCAGATAGTGTACCGCTTGCGTTGTACGATCAAGTCCAAAACCATGGAGAGTATAAAAGTCAATGATGTTTCACCCAACTTGGCTTTGGTGGAATTCCCAAATGATTTGATAATGAACCCCGCCAGAAAACCTGCTGCCCATATCAGACTCACTGACTGCCACCCCAATATATTGATTAGAATATGGAAACAAATTATTCCAAACTATCATCCATACACTTTGGTCTCGTTACCTACAGATAACTACCAGAGATTGATTATTAGAAAAAGTAACTTCGAATTCACAAACGGTAAAAAGTACTTAATCTACGGAAGTTTTGATCCACACTTGCTATTTATTGGCTCCAAGACTTCCTCATTTTCTTCgcctgcttcttcaaagttttCCATATCAAAACTTTCTATAGATGCCAAAAGAGTCCTCATTGTAATCGGAGGCTCTGCTATTTCATTTGCATTGCCGATCCTACGTGTAATGAACTACCATGGTATTCCCGTAAAGATCGTCTGGGTGCTCAAGGATTACCGCGACATATCCATCTTAAAATACTTTGACGGATTTATCCACGGTGACGACTTTGAGATCTTTGTCACAGGAACCAgtgaaatcaaagaagaaaagctCTTGAGAAACAGCATTAGCTACGGATCTATTTTGAGTCGTAAAAGCATTATATCCACTTCTACTAGACACTACTCAGAGTACGATCTAGAAAGAAATGAAGGGAGCCCTCTACTTGACAAAGACGAACTTGAAAATACAGCTCAATTCAATAGCTTGCATTTTGAAAACCAGATTGAGAACGTCGAGGTCTCTATGGataacgaagaagaagaaacggACGACGAAGACTGCGCCATAGATGAGTACTCACACCGTAATTCCCAGCTTTTCggattggaagaagacatcaacgaagaagtaGGAACTAATgtagaaccagaagatATAAGAGTGCAAGAATACTCTCCTGATGAATTGACACCTAGAGAACTACAGATACCTTCACCAGCTCATTCTCGTAAATCCAGCATTAACGAACCGTTCATTCCCACATATAACCCAAACTCTACAGAGGCTGAGGTTGCTATGAAGAGTTTCAGAGAAACTCTCAAAAGACTAAACATAGAAAACAAAGTCTACAGGGGTAGACCCAAGCTAAATTACAAGTACTACAACTGGTGTATCAACGAAGGTTTTACCCAATGCTCTGGTCCAGTAGAAGACAGCGACCATAATTTGGTATGTTGCCGTGATTTGCCCAAAAATAGGGTCAGACAAGAAGATATAAACGCAGAGAAAATCTGGGTATTATCAGCTGGACCCAAACCTCTTGTCGATAACGTTAAGTTATGGGCCAACGAGTATGGGTTGAAGTTCCACGAGGAAGCCTTCTATGCCTAG